The Verrucomicrobiia bacterium DNA window ACCCACCGCCGCCCCCCCAACAGACCGCCCCCGCGGTTGACATTTCAAACAACCGTTTCAAACTGTTGCTTGAAATGAGTGTTTCAACGGGCAGTGCGCCCGGAGCGTCCCCTTCGCATGCGGCGACCCGCCGGGCGCTCCTGGATGCCGCGGCCGACGTGTTTGCAGCGCGCGGCTTCCAGAATGCCACGGTGCGCGAGATCTGCCGACGGGCGGGGGCCAACATCGCGGCGGTCAACTACCATTTCGGCGACAAGGCCTCCCTGTACGGCGCGGTGCTGGTCGAGTTGAGCAATCTGGCCCGGGACCGGTACCCGGCCGACGCGGGTCTGCCGGCGAACGCCACCCCGCGGCAGCGGCTCGCCGCGTTCATCCGTTCGTTCCTGCAGCGGGTCCTGTCCGAGGAACTCTCCGCGCGCCACGGCCGCATCATGGCACGGGAGATGGTGGAGCCCACCGGGGCGCTGAACCGCATGGTCCGCGAATACATCCAACCCCAAGCCGACCTCCTCCGCGACCTGCTGCGCGACCTGCTGCCCCCGGGCACCGATCCCTCACAAACGCGACTGTGCGGACTGAGCATCGTCGGCCAGATCCTGTTCTATGCCCATTGCCGGCCGGTCCTGCAGCGGTTGCAGCCGTCAGGAGCCTTCACCCATCCGCCGCTCGACACGCTCGCCGAGCACATCACCGCCTTCAGTCTCGCCGCCCTCGACGCGTTCGCCCGCGGCAAATCCGGGATCCCGGCCCCGGGCCCGGAACCGCGCCGCAAACGCCGCCCATCAGGGCTTCATGCCTGAGGCCCCATGTACCATCTCGCCCTCAAGATGTTGATGGCCGACCGGGCCAAGTACGCGATGCTGGTGGGCGGTGTGGCGTTTGCGTCACTGCTCATGACCCAGCAGAACGGCGTGTTCCGTGGCCTGCTCTCGTGGACCACCTCCCACATGCGCAACATGCGCGCCTCCATTTGGGTCGTGGAACGAAATGTCGAGCAGGTCAACGAGACCAAGGCGCTGCGGGACACCGATGTGAACCGAGTCCGCTCCGTGGACGGTGTGGATTTTGCGGTGCCGCTCTATTTGAACGTCCAGAAGGCCCGTGCGGCCGACGGCTCGGACAAGCCGATCCAGCTGGTGGGGCTGCATGGGGCGACCCTGGTCGGGCGTCCCCCGGTCGTGTTGCGTGGCCGCCTGGAGGAACTGCGGCTGCCAAACGCCGTGTTCATAGACGAACTCGCGGCGCAGCGGCTCAGCGCGGGACGCGAGCGTCCGCTCGACATCGGTGACACGTTCGAAATCAATGACCGGGAGGCCCGCATCGTGGGGGTGTGTCGCACGGAGCGGCAGTTCTTCGGATACCCCTATGTATTCACCGCCTATGATCAGGCCCTGCAATACGCCCCGCGGCAGCGCAAGATGCTGTCCATCATCCTCGCGGAGCCGAAAGCCGGCCTCGCCCCGGAGGAGGTGGCACGGGCCATCGAGCGGAGCACCGGGTTGAAAGCGTTCACCGTTCCAGAGTTCTCGGTGGCGACGATTGACTTCATCTGGCGCAACACCGGCATCCCCGCCTCGTTCATGACCACCATCATCCTGGGCTTCATCGTCGGCATCGCCGTATCCGCCCAGACGTTCTATTCGTTTGTCCTGGAGAACCTGCGGAATCTGGGGGCCCTCAAGGCGATGGGAGCCACCAACGGGCTCCTGGCGCGACTGCTCCTCCTGCAGGCGCTCGCGGTGGGCGCCATCGGCTATGGCATTGGCGTGGGCCTTGCCGCGGTGTTTGGGTTCGCCGTCCTCCCCATCGGCCAGCCGCCATTCTTCCTCGACCTGACCAGTCTTGCCGTGACCGGGGCGGCGGTCGTCTGCATCTGCGGGGCGGCGGCCCTGCTGGGGATTCTCAAAGTGTCCCGCCTCGAGGCAGCCATCGTGTTCCGTGCCTGATATGCCCGCAACGCCCCAGACTCCTCCCGACGCTGATGCCGTTGCCGGAACCCGGCCCGCCGTCCGGGTCCACGAGGTGACGAAAACCTACGGGACGGGTGACAGCCGCACGGTCGCGCTCAAGTCCGTGGGATTTGAGGCCCGGGCCGGTGAACTGCACCTGGTGATCGGCCCCAGCGGCTGCGGCAAGACGACGCTGCTCTCGGTGGTGGCGGGGACCCTGCGGTGGGACTCCGGCGAGATCGAGGTGCTCGGCACACGGTTGAACGGACTTCCCGATGCGCAGATCGCGCGATTCCGCGGACGCCACATCGGCTTCATCTTCCAGCAGTTCAACCTGATTCCCACCCTTGATCTCATCGAGAACGTGAGCGTTCCCCTGATCCTCAACGGGAGCCGCAGGTCCACCGCCGAGGCACAGGCGCGGACGGTGCTCGAGCAGGTGGGACTGGGTGACCGCGTGCGGCGGCGTCCCCGCGACCTCTCCGGGGGACAGCAGCAACGCGTGGCCATCGCCCGCGCGCTGGTCCATGAGCCCCGGCTGATCATCTGCGACGAGCCGACCAGTGCGCTCGATTCGCGGACCGGTCACACCATCATGGAACTGCTCGCCGCCATCGCACGGACTCCCGGGCGCTGCGTGCTGCTCGTCACCCACGATCCCCGCACCTACGGCTTCGCCGATCGCATCACCGAAATGGAGGACGGGCGGGTCCGGAAGGTGATCTCGGGAGCCGCCATACAGGACTTCATCGCCACCCACCACTGAATCCGACATGATCTTTCGTCGCCTGAGTTTCTACTGCGCCGTCGCCGGCATCGTTGCCGCGCTCGTGCTGGTCCGCCGCATGGACCGCAAGCCCCCCGCCCCGCCGCCGGTCACGGCGCCCGCCCGCTCCCCCTACGACAGCACCGTCGCCGCCACCGGTCTCATCGAGGCCGCGCGGGAAAATGTCCGAATCGCCTCCCCCAAGGGTGGTCTGGTGACGCGGGTGTTTGTCACGGTGGGCGACACAGTCCGGACCGGCGATCCACTCTTTCAGCTGGATGACCGCGAGGCCGCTTCCCGGGTCGTCACCATGGAGGCGCAACTGGAGGCGATGCGGGCCACGCAGGCGGCCGAGGAGGTGGCCCTTGCGGATGCCCGCGACCAGCTTGCCCGGGCCGAACGATTGCGACAGGACAACGTGACCACCGAGGAGGAGTTGAAGCGCCGCTGGTTTGGCGTTGAGGCGTCGCGGGCGCGGCTGGAGTCCACCCGGGCCCAGATCGCCGCGGCCCAACGGCAGCTGGAACAGGCCCGGACCGACCTGTCCGTGCTGACGGTCCAGGCACCCCGCGATGGCGAGTTGCTGCAGGTCAACGTGCGGGCGGGCGAATTCGCGCCGGCCGCCGCGCTGGCCGAGCCGCTCATGCTCCTGGGCGACGTCGGGAAGCTCCAGGTGCGGGCGGATGTGGATGAACAGGACGCCATCCTCGTCGAGCCGGAGGCGCCCGCCACGGCAACGTTGAAGGGTAATCCGGACCTGCGCATGCCCTTGCGCTTTGTCCGGGTGGAGCCCTACGTCATCCCCAAGCGCAGTCTGACCGGCGACAGTCTGGAACGGGTGGATACGCGGGTGCTCCAGGTGATCTACGAGTTCGATCGCCCCGCCTTTGCAGTCTATGTGGGCCAGCAGGTGGACGTCTTCATCCGGCGCGAAACCACTCCCAGGCCCCTTGAGACGCCGGTGGCCCCGATGGCGGCACATCGCTGATTTCATCACTCCCACACCATGACCAACCGAATCATTTCCCTGGGACTTCTGGCCCTGCTCCTCCTGCTGGACGCCCGCGCCCAAACCCGCGCCGCGGCGCCCTGGCCCGAGCATCCGCTCACGTTGAACGAGGCGCTCGACATCACGCTGCGCCAGAGCCCGGCCATCCTCAAGGCCAAGCAGGATGTCGAAGAGGCCTACGGCCTATCGCTGGAGCTGCGATCGGCGGTCCGTCCCCGCCTGACGGCCTCCGGTGCCTACCAGGCGGTGGACGAGGCCTCCATCGAAATCCCGCCGGGATTCGATTTCCGGTTTCAGAACGAACAGTCCTGGAACGCCAACATCCTTGTTTCCCAGCCGGTTTTTGCGGGTGGAAAGCTGCGCTCACAGGTCCGTGCCGGGATGCTGACCGAAGAGGCCGCCCTCGCCCAGTTCCAGGCCACGGTGGCCGATGCCGTGCTCGAGGTGAAGGTCAACTACGATGACGTTCTGCTGGCGGTCGAACAGATCAAGACCCAGGAGGCCTCGGTCGCCCTGCTGGAACAGGAGCTCACGGACCAGAAGCGTCGTTACGATGCCGGCACGGCACCCCGGTTCAACGTTCTGCGTGCCGAAGTGGAGCTCGCGAATGCCAGGCCGCGTCTGATTCGTGCCCAGAATTTCTTTCGCATCGCGAAAAACAACCTGGCGACCCGTCTGGGATGGGATATCCCCCCGGACACCAGTGAGGACATCCCACTGGAACTCGCGGATCGCCTGGAGGCGCCGCCCTTCGATCTGAGCCTGCCGGTGGCGATCGCCAAGGGACTGCAGCAGCGTCAGGAACTGGTGGCCCGGAAGACCGACGTCCGTCTCCGGCGCGAAGGGGTCAAGCAGGCCCAGGCGGACTACTACCCGGCTGTTGGCATTGGAGGCGGTTACCAGTGGCGCAGCACCATCTTTCGGGACGATCTCAGCATCAACTTTGACGGCTGGACCGCGGGCGCCCAGGTGAACTGGAACGTCTGGGACTTCGGGGCCACGCGCGGACGGGTGAAGGCGGCGAAGGCACGACTGGAGCGGTCGGAGGTCGTGGTGGACGACACCGCGCGCCAGATCGAGACGGAGATCCGGACTGCCTACTCGACGGTGATCGAGGCGCAGCAGGTCCTGGAATCGCAGCAGAAGGTCATCGAACAGGCCGAGGAGGCGGTGCGGCTCGCGATGGCCCGCAATGACGCCGGAAGTGGTACCCAGCTCGATGTCCTGTCGGCACAGACGGCGCTCACGGACGCGCGGACGATTCACGCCCTCGCGCTGCGCGACTACTCGGTGGCGCTGGCCAGGCTCGAACGGGCTGTCGGCGATGGCGCGCACCTCGTGCCGCCCAAACCGTAGCCGGCCGGCGGCGAGGGGAGGGCGACACGTTTGACGCACGGTCCGCGGAACGCGGCCGTGCGATGTTCCCTTCACCCTCTGTAGATGCAGGCCGCCGTGCAGGTTTCCGCAACGACGACCTCGGTGAGCAGCGGGAGGGCCGCTTTGAGGTGCGACCAGATCCATTCGGCAATCCGCTCGCTGGTGGGATTCTCCAGACCGGGGATTTCGTTCAGGTACTGGTGGTCGAGCTCCCGGTACAGCGGCGCAAATGCCGCCTTGATGTCGGCATAGTCCATCACCCATCCCAGTTCCGGATCCACCGGGCCCTCAATCACCAGGTCCACCCGGAAGCTGTGCCCGTGGAGCCGCGCACACTTGTGGTCTGGCGGGACGCGGGTCAGACGGTGGGCGGCTTCAAATTGGAACGTGCGACGGAGTTGCATGCGATGGAGCAGGAGGCGCCGGTCGGGAAGGGCGTTCAGGGACCCAGTTCGACGTCTGTCCAGGTGACCAGGCTGGCGAGGGGCGGGCGCCCGTCATGCCGCCACGCGAGCGGCGGCTGCTGCATGCGTCCCAGCGGACACACCCGCGTCACCCCCCAGCGGGCGAGGGCCGCGGCCAGTTCCTGCATCCGACCCTCTGGCGCGGCGACGCCCACCGTGCTCACCCGCCCGTGGACAACCTCTGCGGCTTGCAGGATCCGCGAGAGATCCGCACAGGGTTTGACGTAGATAAACCGGTTCAGGCAGGAGGGTCGAAATGACAGGTCGTCCTCGTACACCACCGTCCAGGCCGTTGAGTCCGTCGGACCCCAGACGCGGGTTCCCTGCCCTGGTGGATCAAAAAACGCACCGCGAGGCATCGTTTCCGCCCCTTCACGCTCCTGCAGATGACGACGGGCCCGCAGTTCGTGCAACGATCGCCGGGTCCGGATCTCAGCCGCCTCCTCCACGGTCAGGTTTCCGCGCGGCTCCGCCGCTTCGCGTTCCTCCAGGGCCCCCGCCAGCAGTTCCGCGAAGCCCTCGGGGGACATGGAGCCCCGTTCCTCCACATAAATGACATGGGGAGACAGGCATCCAAGCTGGTTCCAGGCCGTCACATCGGCAGCGGCCCGCGCCGCGACCTTGCGGGCGAGATAGCCTGAGAGCGCCTCATGGGCGACAAACCCGAAGCTGAGCCGATGGCCGTGTCCGATAAAACGCGTGCGGCTCCCAACCCGCGCCCGGATCGCCGCCACGGCCTCATCGGAACCCTCCACACGCAGGCAGTCGGCCTGCTCCCAAAGGGCCGCCTCAAGGGATTCGGTGCCCCCGGGCCATGTCGCCATCTCCAGACACCGGCCAAGCTTGGGCTCCAGATCCGCAAGGGAATGGGCAAAAAGTCGCGTCACGATGTTGCATCGCGAGGACAACTTAAGGAACTGCGCGGACTTCGTGAGCACGCCAAGAACCAGCCCCATGAGGCTCGAACTGGGGAGGGTGCCGGCGGCCACGTGCACGAGGAGTTCCGGCCCGCTTGCGAACGCCGTACGTCCCTGCCGGAGCTCGGGCGCCGGACCGCAGAACTCATCCAGACGCCGGACGTCGCCCAGGTCCTGGGTCAGCAACGCCGTCTGCCCCTCCACCGTCAACTGATGCAGGAAGTCGTCCAGTCCACGGGCCAATGTGGCCACCCCCATGCCGAGTTCGGCCGGTCCGCGCTCCAGTGCGAGGCGGCGAAATCCAAACTCCGGCTCCCGCCAGCGCTCCGCGGCATACGCGAGGAGTTCGACGAGCTCCTGAACCGGCCGCGTCGCCAGCCACGCGGCCCGGTTGCGCTTGACCGCAATGCAGGCATCGCGGACCAGCGACGGCGTCAGCACCGCCTCGCGGGGCAGGTCGGCAAGGAAAAGGTTTGGCAGGTTCATCGGATCAGTTTTCCCCGATCGAGCGCAGCGAACAACCCCGTGGCTCCGCCGATGGCGCCCGGCCGACCAGCTCGAACGCACCGCCACGTCGCACGGCAAGATCCTCCGTCTGGATCGCCAGCACCGACCAGACATTGGCAAGATCCATCAAGCGCAGGAGGCCGCTGCCCCCGTCCGGAACCTCGCGCCCGTCTTCGGGAGAAACCACCCATGCCCGCGCCCACGGCGGCATCTGAAACCGGCGGGGAACCGTCCGCCCTGCCACCCGGTCGTACCCCTGGGAACTGAGCTCGCTCATGCCGTACTCGCCGACAATCCAGGCCGGCGGAACACCCAGGATGTCGGTCAGGGCATGGTGAAGCTCCGGGCGGGCCAATTCGCGGGACCTCCCCTTGTAACCGCCCGTTTCCAGCACCCGCGATCCCGGAGCCAGTTCGAAGCGACGTCCAACCGCCGCCAGATGATCCAGCAGATGGACGTGGTTGAAGGCCGTTCCCAGCAGGAGGACCGGACGCCCCGTCGCGACGGCCTGCTCGAGACTGGCAACCACGGCTTCAACCTCCAGCCGCCACCCGCCCTGTCCGTCCACCCTTCCGTGGAACGTCGGCTCCCCGGGTCCCGCCCCGCGCCGGTTGAGGTGTTCCGCCACACATGTGAACATGTGCGCCAGTGAGGAGTGGGGCGCCTCAGGGACCCGGGGTGTCAGCGAGACCACCTGCCACGGAGGCAGCCGTGGTGCGCCGATTTCCGGCAGCAGGTGCCGCTGAAACCAGGCCCACAGCGAGGCCTCGTACAACGCGAGTGACGCCGGGTGGTGATGGTGCCGGCTGGGAACCTGGGCCGTGGTGCCGCTGGAAAAAAACGTGCGGGACCGCTGCCCGGCGGGAATGGCCGTCAGATCCCGCTCCTTGAACGCCGCCGCCGGAACCGCCGGAATGCGGCGCCAATCGTCCGGGCCCGGACCGGGCGTGAAAAATCCCGCGCGGTAGGTCTGATTCCGGTCCCTCTGGAGCCTGAAGAGCCGCAGCGCCTGCCGCGCAAAGGAATCGTCCTGCCCGAAGACGTCCTCCCAAGCCGCAGGCCCCCGGCGGATGACCGCCTGCAAATCGTCTGCGAATTTTTCGAGGGAATCGTCCATGCGCGGTTTGTTCTGGCCGGGACCACCGCCCCGTCCGGCTGGTTTGCCGCCACAGCCTGTGACCAAGGGAAGCGGAGCCAGCGCCTCCGGGCAAGCCGGACCCTGCCAACTCCCCGCGAAGACACCCGGAACTTCCTGACGGGGAAGCCCGACGTCACCTTGACCCGCAGCCCCGGCCTCCGTCTTCATTCGCCTCTTCCGTGCTGGCACGCCTCACGAATCTCTTCCCAGTGTGGGTCCTGGTCGGAGGCACCCTCGCCCTGGTGCATCCGCCAGGCTTCACGTGGTTCACCCCATACATCGTGCCGGGCCTTGCGGTCATCATGCTCGGCATGGGATTGACCCTCACCCTCGATGATTTCCGCCACGTGGTTTCGATGCCACGGGCGGTGGCGGTGGGCTTCGCAGCGCAATTCACCCTCATGCCCCTGCTCGGATGGTCGGTGGCGCGATGGATGAACCTGCCCATCCCCCTGGCCGTCGGGCTGATTCTCGTCTCATGTTGTCCCGGCGGCACCGCCTCCAACATCGTGGCCTACCTCGCGCGCGCCCATGTGGCCCTCTCGGTGGTGATGACGCTGTGCTCGACCTTCGGTGCCATCCTCCTCACGCCCTTGCTGACCAAGGGCCTCGCGGGCTCGCTCGTGCCCGTGGACGCCTGGCGTCTCTTCTTGGACACCGTGCGGGTGGTCTTGTTGCCGGTGATTGCCGGGGTCCTGCTGAACCGAAGTGCACCTGGCCTGGTCCGCCGTGTTCTCCCGGTGGCTCCGCTTCTGTCCGTCCTGGTGGTGGCGATGATCTGTGCCAGCATCATCGGCCAATCCTCCCAGGCGATCCTGGAGTCCGGAGGACGGCTGCTCGTGGGGGTGTTGCTGCTGCATGTCGGAGGATTTGCCGCCGGATATGCCCTGGCGCGGGTCCTGGGTTATGACGTCCAAGTCTCGCGGACCGTGTCCATCGAGGTCGGAATGCAGAACTCCGGGCTCGGGGTGGTCCTCGCAAGGGGCAATTTCGCCGACCCCCTCACGGCGGTGCCCTGTGCGATCTCCAGCGTCTTTCACTCGGTGATCGGAAGCCTCCTCGCGGGGCTCTGGCGCCTGCGACCGGTGCCCCGCGAGGTCATGAAACCGCTGCGCTAATCCCAGGGGAGCCGCGCCCGGGAAAAATGCCGTTGGCTCCATCGGCTTGTTTTCCTAGGTTCCCGGCGCTCGCGTTCGATGCCCAGCGTTTTCATCAAGACTTACGGCTGCCAGATGAACGAGCGGGACAGCGAAGCGGTGGCCGCCCAGTTGCTCGCTCGGGGTTACTCCCTGGCCCCCAGTGAACACGGCGCCGACGCGGTGCTGCTGAACACCTGTTCCGTCCGGGACCTCGCGGAACAAAAGGCGCTCGGCAAGATGCAGGCGCTGGCCGGTGCGGCCACACGGCGGGACCGCCCGCAGATCTTCGGGTTCATGGGATGCATGGCCCAGAGCCGGGGTGCCCAACTCCTGGGAGAGCAATCGCGGATCGGCCTCGTCCTGGGAACCCGCAAGCTCCACCGGGCCGGTGACCACCTGGATGCCCTGCTGGCCGGCCGCGAACGCCAGATCGTGGACACCGGAGACGAGCCCGGCTCCCTCGATGCCCTCCGCGAGCATCTGCCGCCGGGAACCAGCGGGCCCGTCACCGCCTTCGTGAGCATCATGCAGGGCTGCAATCAGCACTGCACCTTTTGCATCGTGCCCCACACCCGCGGCGAGGAGCGCAGCCGCGCCATCGCCGACATCGTAGAGGAGGTGCGAGGGTTGGTCTCCCGCGGTGTCAAGGAAGTCACCCTGCTGGGCCAGATCGTGACGAGCTTTGGTCGCCGCGAGGTGCCGGTCCGCAACGGACAATCCGGTTTTGTCCAGTTGCTAGGAGCATTGCAGGCGGTGGATGGCCTCGAGCGAATCCGGTTCACGTCACCGCATCCCAAGGGGTATGGCGACGACCTGATCGGCGCGTTTGGCCGCCTTTCGAAGCTTTGCGAGCACGCCCACCTGCCGGTACAGAGCGGGTCCGACCGCATCCTGCGTCGCATGCACCGGGGCTACACCCGGGAGCGCTACCTCGGAATTGTCCGGCGGTTGCGGGCGGTCCATCCGGATTTGGGGGTGACCACGGACCTGATCGTGGGATTCCCCGGGGAAACGGAGGCTGATTTCTCCGAGACGCTGTCGTTGTGCGAGGAGGCCGCCTTTGACCAGGCCTACCTGTTCAAGTACTCGCCACGCCGCGACACCCCCGCCGCCTCCCTGCCCGACCCGGTGCCGCAGGAGGTCATCGAGGAGCGGCACGCGCGATTGCTGGAGCGGATCAACGGCATCGCCATGGAGCGCTTTGTTCAGCGGGTCGGACGCACCATGGAAATCCTGGTTGAGGGTCCCAGTCGGAGGAATCCGTCACGATTCGAGGGGCGGACCCGCGACAACCGGATCGTCGTGTTCCCCGGATCCGAACGGCATCGCGGTGCGTTGCTTCCAGTATTCATTGAACGCTGCGGCGCATTCACCCTCTACGGGAATCCCGCGATCCCCGGAAGGGACGGGGATACGCCTTCGCCCACCCCAGTGCCTGCCTGAAAGTCCGCCCCCCGTTCATGACGTTGTCCCAGCTTTGTCTCTTGATGGCCGCCTTGATGGTCGTCACCCACGGTTTCGCGCTGCTCCGCCCGGACGCAACCGCCGACTGGCTGCAGCGGTTCCCGCGAAACGCCGCCCTCGGGGTGCCGCTCATGCTGCTGGGCACGGCGTGGTTCGAGTGGAATTTGTGGCACGAGACGCTGTCCGACATCGCGCCATGGAAGAACCTGATGCTGGTGGGGTTTGCCGTGGTCGGCATCGGGTCCTGTGTTTTCGTCCGCGACTACCTGTCGGTTCGCGGGTTGAGCGTCCTGCTGCTGATGGGCGCCTGGTATGTCTGCGAGAAGGCGCGGTGGCATCCGAGCCTGTGGCGGGATGCCCTGATCGCGTGGGCGTACGTCTGGGTCTTCCTGGGACTATGGTGGTCCCTGTCGCCCTGGCGGCTCCGCGACTGGATTCGTTGGGGGGTGGCCCGTCCGGACCGGCTACGGCTCGCGGCCGCCGCCGGAGTGGCCTGGGGTCTGCTGGTGGCCGGGCTTGGGCTGACCGTATTCCGCTGACGCCTCCTCCGGGCGTCCTTCGCAACCGTTGCCGACCGTTCCCGTGAAGAAGGCGCCGCGTCCCGTCATCCCTCCAAAGACCATCTACCGCATGTCGGTGTACCTGCGGTGTCTGCAACGGTTGAAGTCCAACGGCATTCAGACCGTGAGCAGCGAGGCGCTGGCCGGCGCGGCAGGGGTCAAGCCGACCCAGCTGCGCAAGGACCTCACGCACTTCGGTCAATTCGGCACCCGGGGACTGGGCTACGATGTCGCCCAGCTTTCCAAGATGATCTCCGACTTGCTCGGCACCAACCGGCTCCAACCGGTGGTGCTGATCGGCGCGGGCCACCTGGGCACGGCCCTGCTGAGCTATCGCGGCTTCGAGGAGGAGGGGTTCGAAATTGTCGCCGCCTTTGACGCGGATCCCGACCGGCTTCGGGACCGCGGACGAAAGGTCCCGGTGCTTGCGATGGACCGCTTGGCACGGACAATCCGCGATGCCGGGGTGCGTATGGCCATCCTCACGGTGCCCGCGGCGTCGGCCCAGGAGGTCGCCAACGCGCTGGTGGACGCCGGCATTGCCGGCATCCTCAACTTCTCCCCGGCGATGCTCTCGGTTCCCGACCATGTGATGGTCAAGAACGTCAATCTCGCCATCGAACTGGAGAATCTGAGCTATTTCCTGCAGCAGTAGCCGGGGGGGAGATGCGCTAGACCTGACGGGTGAATTTCACCCCCAGCTGGAGGAGTTTGTCGGCGTCCTCAGGTGATCGGGCCTCGGCGTAGATCCTGAGGATCGGCTCGGTCCCGGATCCCCGGAGCATCAACCACGTGCCGTCGGCGGCGACCATCTTCACGCCATCAAAGGTTTTGAGTCCCGCAACGGGTGATTTGAGGAGCTTCCCCGGGGTGTTCAGCTTGCAGTACTCCATCAGGGA harbors:
- a CDS encoding CerR family C-terminal domain-containing protein yields the protein MSVSTGSAPGASPSHAATRRALLDAAADVFAARGFQNATVREICRRAGANIAAVNYHFGDKASLYGAVLVELSNLARDRYPADAGLPANATPRQRLAAFIRSFLQRVLSEELSARHGRIMAREMVEPTGALNRMVREYIQPQADLLRDLLRDLLPPGTDPSQTRLCGLSIVGQILFYAHCRPVLQRLQPSGAFTHPPLDTLAEHITAFSLAALDAFARGKSGIPAPGPEPRRKRRPSGLHA
- a CDS encoding ABC transporter permease, giving the protein MYHLALKMLMADRAKYAMLVGGVAFASLLMTQQNGVFRGLLSWTTSHMRNMRASIWVVERNVEQVNETKALRDTDVNRVRSVDGVDFAVPLYLNVQKARAADGSDKPIQLVGLHGATLVGRPPVVLRGRLEELRLPNAVFIDELAAQRLSAGRERPLDIGDTFEINDREARIVGVCRTERQFFGYPYVFTAYDQALQYAPRQRKMLSIILAEPKAGLAPEEVARAIERSTGLKAFTVPEFSVATIDFIWRNTGIPASFMTTIILGFIVGIAVSAQTFYSFVLENLRNLGALKAMGATNGLLARLLLLQALAVGAIGYGIGVGLAAVFGFAVLPIGQPPFFLDLTSLAVTGAAVVCICGAAALLGILKVSRLEAAIVFRA
- a CDS encoding ABC transporter ATP-binding protein, whose amino-acid sequence is MPATPQTPPDADAVAGTRPAVRVHEVTKTYGTGDSRTVALKSVGFEARAGELHLVIGPSGCGKTTLLSVVAGTLRWDSGEIEVLGTRLNGLPDAQIARFRGRHIGFIFQQFNLIPTLDLIENVSVPLILNGSRRSTAEAQARTVLEQVGLGDRVRRRPRDLSGGQQQRVAIARALVHEPRLIICDEPTSALDSRTGHTIMELLAAIARTPGRCVLLVTHDPRTYGFADRITEMEDGRVRKVISGAAIQDFIATHH
- a CDS encoding efflux RND transporter periplasmic adaptor subunit, with the translated sequence MIFRRLSFYCAVAGIVAALVLVRRMDRKPPAPPPVTAPARSPYDSTVAATGLIEAARENVRIASPKGGLVTRVFVTVGDTVRTGDPLFQLDDREAASRVVTMEAQLEAMRATQAAEEVALADARDQLARAERLRQDNVTTEEELKRRWFGVEASRARLESTRAQIAAAQRQLEQARTDLSVLTVQAPRDGELLQVNVRAGEFAPAAALAEPLMLLGDVGKLQVRADVDEQDAILVEPEAPATATLKGNPDLRMPLRFVRVEPYVIPKRSLTGDSLERVDTRVLQVIYEFDRPAFAVYVGQQVDVFIRRETTPRPLETPVAPMAAHR
- a CDS encoding TolC family protein, which gives rise to MTNRIISLGLLALLLLLDARAQTRAAAPWPEHPLTLNEALDITLRQSPAILKAKQDVEEAYGLSLELRSAVRPRLTASGAYQAVDEASIEIPPGFDFRFQNEQSWNANILVSQPVFAGGKLRSQVRAGMLTEEAALAQFQATVADAVLEVKVNYDDVLLAVEQIKTQEASVALLEQELTDQKRRYDAGTAPRFNVLRAEVELANARPRLIRAQNFFRIAKNNLATRLGWDIPPDTSEDIPLELADRLEAPPFDLSLPVAIAKGLQQRQELVARKTDVRLRREGVKQAQADYYPAVGIGGGYQWRSTIFRDDLSINFDGWTAGAQVNWNVWDFGATRGRVKAAKARLERSEVVVDDTARQIETEIRTAYSTVIEAQQVLESQQKVIEQAEEAVRLAMARNDAGSGTQLDVLSAQTALTDARTIHALALRDYSVALARLERAVGDGAHLVPPKP
- the queD gene encoding 6-carboxytetrahydropterin synthase QueD, giving the protein MQLRRTFQFEAAHRLTRVPPDHKCARLHGHSFRVDLVIEGPVDPELGWVMDYADIKAAFAPLYRELDHQYLNEIPGLENPTSERIAEWIWSHLKAALPLLTEVVVAETCTAACIYRG
- a CDS encoding bile acid:sodium symporter family protein yields the protein MLARLTNLFPVWVLVGGTLALVHPPGFTWFTPYIVPGLAVIMLGMGLTLTLDDFRHVVSMPRAVAVGFAAQFTLMPLLGWSVARWMNLPIPLAVGLILVSCCPGGTASNIVAYLARAHVALSVVMTLCSTFGAILLTPLLTKGLAGSLVPVDAWRLFLDTVRVVLLPVIAGVLLNRSAPGLVRRVLPVAPLLSVLVVAMICASIIGQSSQAILESGGRLLVGVLLLHVGGFAAGYALARVLGYDVQVSRTVSIEVGMQNSGLGVVLARGNFADPLTAVPCAISSVFHSVIGSLLAGLWRLRPVPREVMKPLR
- the miaB gene encoding tRNA (N6-isopentenyl adenosine(37)-C2)-methylthiotransferase MiaB — protein: MPSVFIKTYGCQMNERDSEAVAAQLLARGYSLAPSEHGADAVLLNTCSVRDLAEQKALGKMQALAGAATRRDRPQIFGFMGCMAQSRGAQLLGEQSRIGLVLGTRKLHRAGDHLDALLAGRERQIVDTGDEPGSLDALREHLPPGTSGPVTAFVSIMQGCNQHCTFCIVPHTRGEERSRAIADIVEEVRGLVSRGVKEVTLLGQIVTSFGRREVPVRNGQSGFVQLLGALQAVDGLERIRFTSPHPKGYGDDLIGAFGRLSKLCEHAHLPVQSGSDRILRRMHRGYTRERYLGIVRRLRAVHPDLGVTTDLIVGFPGETEADFSETLSLCEEAAFDQAYLFKYSPRRDTPAASLPDPVPQEVIEERHARLLERINGIAMERFVQRVGRTMEILVEGPSRRNPSRFEGRTRDNRIVVFPGSERHRGALLPVFIERCGAFTLYGNPAIPGRDGDTPSPTPVPA
- a CDS encoding redox-sensing transcriptional repressor Rex, producing the protein MKKAPRPVIPPKTIYRMSVYLRCLQRLKSNGIQTVSSEALAGAAGVKPTQLRKDLTHFGQFGTRGLGYDVAQLSKMISDLLGTNRLQPVVLIGAGHLGTALLSYRGFEEEGFEIVAAFDADPDRLRDRGRKVPVLAMDRLARTIRDAGVRMAILTVPAASAQEVANALVDAGIAGILNFSPAMLSVPDHVMVKNVNLAIELENLSYFLQQ